The following proteins are encoded in a genomic region of Bubalus kerabau isolate K-KA32 ecotype Philippines breed swamp buffalo chromosome 13, PCC_UOA_SB_1v2, whole genome shotgun sequence:
- the ZCCHC3 gene encoding zinc finger CCHC domain-containing protein 3 has product MATGGGAEEERKRGRLQLLGPARPSTRAEEAEGGREKMGWAQVVKNLAEKKGEFRESRPPRREEESGSGAGGGLGAPAGLAAPSLGDFPPAGRGDPKGRRRDPAGEAADSRKKKGAAEAGRRKKAEAAAMTTPARPDAAEDAADRPPQDEQATAAGSAAGPGKGRFLVRICFQGDEGACPTRDFVVGALILRSIGMDPSDIYAVIQIPGSREFDVSFRSAEKLALFLRVYEEKREQEDCWENFVVLGRSKSSLKTLFILFRNETVDVEDIVTWLKRHCDVLAVPVKVTDRFGIWTGEYKCEIELRQGEGGVRHLPGAFFLGAERGYSWYKGQPKTCFKCGSRTHMSGSCTQDRCFRCGEEGHLSPYCRKGIVCNLCGKRGHAFAQCPKAVHNSVGAQLTGVAGH; this is encoded by the coding sequence ATGGCCACCGGCGGCGGCGcggaggaggagaggaagcggGGGcggctgcagctcctgggccccGCGCGCCCATCGACCAGGGCCGAGGAGGCCGAGGGCGGCCGCGAGAAGATGGGCTGGGCccaagtggtgaagaacctggCCGAGAAGAAGGGCGAATTCCGTGAGTCACGGCCGCCGCGGCGGGAGGAAGAGAGCGGCAGCGGCGCGGGAGGCGGGCTCGGTGCTCCCGCGGGTCTGGCGGCGCCGAGCCTTGGCGACTTCCCCCCAGCCGGCCGCGGGGACCCAAAGGGCCGCCGGAGAGACCCAGCCGGAGAGGCGGCGGACTCCCGCAAGAAAAAGGGTGCAGCCGAGGCGGGCAGGAGGAAGAAGGCTGAGGCGGCAGCCATGACGACCCCGGCGAGGCCCGACGCGGCCGAGGACGCAGCCGACCGGCCCCCTCAGGACGAGCAGGCTACAGCGGCTGGCTCCGCTGCAGGCCCGGGAAAGGGCCGCTTCCTCGTGCGCATCTGTTTCCAGGGAGACGAGGGCGCCTGCCCAACCAGGGACTTCGTAGTGGGCGCGCTCATCCTGCGTTCCATCGGCATGGACCCGAGCGACATCTACGCGGTCATTCAGATCCCGGGCAGTCGCGAGTTCGACGTGAGCTTCCGTTCGGCGGAGAAGCTAGCCCTGTTCCTGCGCGTCTACGAGGAGAAGCGCGAGCAGGAGGACTGCTGGGAGAACTTTGTGGTGCTGGGGCGGAGCAAGTCCAGCTTGAAGACGCTCTTCATTCTCTTCCGGAACGAGACGGTGGACGTGGAGGACATCGTGACCTGGCTCAAACGCCACTGCGATGTGCTGGCCGTGCCCGTGAAAGTGACCGACAGGTTTGGGATCTGGACCGGGGAGTACAAGTGCGAGATCGAGCTGCGccagggggagggaggggtcagGCACCTGCCGGGAGCCTTTTTCCTGGGGGCCGAGAGGGGCTACAGCTGGTACAAGGGGCAGCCCAAGACGTGCTTTAAATGTGGTTCCCGGACCCACATGAGCGGCAGCTGCACACAGGACAGGTGCTTCAGGTGCGGGGAGGAGGGGCACCTGAGCCCTTACTGCCGGAAGGGCATCGTGTGTAACCTCTGTGGCAAGCGAGGACACGCCTTTGCCCAGTGTCCCAAAGCGGTTCACAATTCCGTGGGAGCTCAGCTAACCGGCGTGGCCGGGCACTGA